The sequence CTCGAGCTCTGGGATCGAAGGCTTGTCTGAGCTCTGCGGCATCGGCGGCGCAGGGTCGATGGAGGTGAAGTCGCTGCACTTCTGTTAGCACCGATCAAGCAGTTGCACAATCTGAGCCTACCTCTTCTTGATGTTCTCCTGGCCCTTCTGGAGGCCGTGATCCCACTCAATCCTGTCAACAGCAATGTCGCAAGTCTCGGTGATGACGTCGGGCTCATCCTTGCTGTCGCGCATCTGCCTCAGCAGGTCCAGACTTCCCTTGTCACTGAGCGCGCCCAGCGCCTCAGCGGCCTCGTGCCTGCACATGGCATCCTCGTGCCTGTCCATCAGCACCTTGCGCAGCGGCGCAATCGCAGCATCGTGGCGTGACTGTCCAAGGCAGTAGGCGAGTTCATGCTTGAGCAGCGCAGAAGGCGAGCCGAATCCTGCAGCAATGGCTTCGATCGCTGGCACAGTGTCTTCGCTGGGCGGCTGCAGGGAGGCGAGGTACTTCAGAGAGAAGAGGGCGCGGAAGCGGCGCGCAAGAGGCTCTTGCTCCGAGACGAGGATTTTGTGGAGCGCAGAGACTTGGGTGTTCTCTGTGGGCTTCTCGGACGCGGTCATGTTGGCGTTTGAAGGGAGTGTCAGAAGGGGAAGGAATGGTGCTAAAAAAAATGTATTCGTCGGTGATCGCTGCGATGCTTCCTAAGATGCAAATCGAGGCTCAAGTTTTGGTGGGGCCAAATCGCTGGCGGGGTAGGTTATCAGATCTTTTGCCGGTTTTTATCAGATCGTGGCTAAAGTGCCTGACGCGCTGCATGTGATCTCGCGAGAGCGCTAAGCCAGCCACCTTTGTTCATCCAGGGTACATGCACAACAATGGCTTGGTGAAGGCGTTGTCTTTGATGTCCAATGTTCGCAGCCAGATGCCTCTGTCCATTGTTCCTGCCCCGCCTTGACGGTGAGCTGACCGGTCTTCACTCTCACTACAGTCAGGAGCGCCCCTTGACAACCTCTCGTACTGTTCTCCTTGCGCCTCTTTAGGCACGACTCTTCCTAAAGTCCCTCACTATTACGACTCGCGGCCCAGCGCTGCCCGCACTTCACAGGTATCCCTGCACTATGACGATCCTCCACGAGTATGCGACCAAGGTGTG is a genomic window of Ascochyta rabiei chromosome 16, complete sequence containing:
- a CDS encoding Deoxyhypusine monooxygenase, which produces MTASEKPTENTQVSALHKILVSEQEPLARRFRALFSLKYLASLQPPSEDTVPAIEAIAAGFGSPSALLKHELAYCLGQSRHDAAIAPLRKVLMDRHEDAMCRHEAAEALGALSDKGSLDLLRQMRDSKDEPDVITETCDIAVDRIEWDHGLQKGQENIKKSDFTSIDPAPPMPQSSDKPSIPELEKTLLDTKLPLFQRYRAMFALRDLSSPPDLPTAVPAVHALARGLDDPSALFRHEIAFVFGQLSHPASIPSLTKALSNTTEESMVRHEAAEALGSLGDEEGVEDTLRKFLNDPEQVVRDSCIVALDMAEFEKNGETEYAIIPSQETAVAA